The Sulfurospirillum tamanense DNA window GGGTTCACAGACTTGTTAAGGTCTTTGCTAAAAGCCGCTTTTACGCGCTCTTGCACCAAAGGCACGCGGGTAGAACCACCCACCATAACAATCTCTTGAATCTCATTTTTAGTCAAATCGGCATCTTTGACAACCGCGTTGATTTTGTCGATAGTCTCTTGCACTAAATCTTCAATCATCCCTTCAAACTTGGAGCGGGTAAGTTTCTTGACCAAGTGTTTTGGGCCGCTTGCATCCGCGGTGATAAACGGTAGGTTAATCTCCGTTTCGCTCGCACTTGAAAGTTCTTTTTTCGCGTTTTCTGCCGCTTCTTTGAGGCGTTGGAGTGCCATCACGTCGTTTTTAAGGTCGATGCCATTGGCTTCTTTAAACTCTTTGATAAGCCAGTCGATGAGGCGGTTGTCAAAATCGTCCCCACCCAAAAATGCGTTACCGCCAGTAGCTAAAACTTCGACCACGTTATCGCCAGTTTCTAGCACGGTCACGTCAAAAGTCCCGCCGCCCAAGTCGTAGACAACGATTTTTTCGGCTTCTTTTTTGTCAAGTCCGTAAGAAAGTGCCGCCGCTGTTGGCTCATTGATGATACGAAGCACATTAAGTCCCGCGATGGTTCCTGCTTCTTTGGTCGCTTTACGTTGCGCATCGTTGAAGTACGCAGGCACGGTGATAACCGCGTCGGTGACGCTCTCGCCCAAAAACGCTTCCGCGTCTTCTTTGAGTTTCATGAGTACTTTTGCGCTGATTTCTTGGGGCGTATACACTTTGCCCGCAATCTCAATAGCGCAGGCGCCATTGCGGTCAACCACGTGGTAAGGCAAGCGTTTCTTCGCTTCCACTGCCGCATCTTCGTTACTCATCAACCCCATAATGCGCTTGATAGAGTAGATAGTTTTCTCAGGGTTTGTGACTGCTTGACGCTTGGCGGTGTCGCCTACGAGTACCTCACCTTTGTCGGTAAATGCTACCACTGAGGGTGTTGTGTTTTTGCCTTCTTTGTTGCTAATAACCTTGCTCTCGCCACGCTCATAGACTGCAACACATGAGTTAGTGGTTCCAAGGTCGATTCCGATTACTTTTCCCATTGTTTTTTCCTTTTAGTTAATTTTTTAATACGCTTTTGAAGCAAAGCTCCAAAAACTACGCTAACGCTGAGTTCTGCTCGGCGCAGAGCCCGCGCACCCTTGCTTTTACTTTTAATACGCTTTTGAAGCAAAGCTCCAAAAACTACGCTAACGCTGAGTTCTGCTCGGCGCAGAGCCCGCGCACCCTTGGTGCTTTGATTTTTACTTTGAAATACTCACCATCGCAGGCCGTAAAACGCGGTCTTTAATGGTATATCCTTTTTGAAACATTTGAACAATCTGACCGCTCTCGTGTTCTTCACTTTCTACTTGCATGACCGCTTCGTGGACATTGGGGTCAAATTCCCCTTCGCCATTCACTGCACTCACGCCGTGTTTTTCAAAACATTTTTTAAACTGTTCAATCGTTAGCGCAATGCCCTCTTGAATCTTGCCAGCCGCTTCGTCGCCTTGACTGCCCGTATTTGCCGCGATCTCTAGGGCGTCGATAACAGGCAAAAGGTCTCGCGCAAACTGCTCGTGTGCATAAGCGATGGCCTGATACTTCTCTTTTTCAAGGCGCTTGCGCAAGTTTTCAAACTCGGCATTCGCGCGAAGGTAGCGGTCTTCAAGAACGCTCACTTGCTCTTTTAGTGCCACCACTTCTTCCTCACAAGAGGGCGTTTCTAACACCTCTTGGACATTTTCTTCTTCTAGTGGTTGCTCACACACAGGCGTCTCTTCCTGTGGCGTATCGGTTGCATTTTTTTTACTCACGCATCCTCCTTTGTCATTATAAAAAACCGTTCATAGTCGGCATACAAGCCGCCCAAACAAAACACATGCGCATCTTCACCTTGGTAAATCGCTTTGTGTTTCATGGCGACGTACCCCTCTGGCACCAAATCTTCAAAAAAAAGTCCCTCGGTGAGCGCATCTGGAAATCCAGGGTCTAAAAAGAGGCGAAACATGGTCGGGTTTTCCTCAGCTTTTGCCATTTCATACACGCTCATTTCTCCTCGTTTAAACAGCACTTTTGCCTCTTTGACACGCGCTGCTTTGTCGCGTAGTTCATGCAAGCCAACCTGAGTGCCAATGCTCTCAAGGTCTTTTGGCGTTGCGCCTATGAGGCTCGTCAAAAAACGCTCCAGGGGACTTGAATACCCCAACACTATCTCTTCGCCGCCTAAAACTAACAATAAATAGCGGTTTTCAATATTCACAATCTCTTGGAGTGCTAAAGGCACCGCTGAGAGCACAAGGCAGTATAAGCCAAAGGCATCCACTGCAGGGGCAAGCTTGTCGCCAAGTTTGAGTGGTCGGTCAAAACGCAAGCGTTCTTCCCAATACTGCCTCATCGCAACATCCGTAGGCACGCGTCCCCCACTTACATGTAACTGGGTGAGTACGCCTTCTTGGGAGAGTTTTTTAAAATAGACACGAATGGTTGAGGCGGGAATGTCTCCTGGCATACGCAAGCCAAGTTCAGAAGAACCAATCGGAAGATTCTCTTCCAAATAGGCTTTGATAATGGAGTCAAGGATTAAATCGCGCTTACTTACTCGTGGCATATTAGCACTCTTCCTTTCTGATTGCTAGGTGTATTATACAGCATTGAGTGAATAGATGTCAAGAGTTTATATGCAATGCTTTAAATAAAGATTCTTTAGTCTAATAGACTCAATCTTTGGAAGGAGTGTTGCGCGGGAAGGAATTTTCAACGAAAGTTAGAAAAAAGGACTAGAGGAGGCTCTACATGTAAGCAAAAAATCCTTACATGTAAGGAGAGAGAAAAAACGAACGAAGTTTGTAAAACACACGGAGGTAAAAAGGGGTTGGCTTGGAACACAAGCAGGAGAAAAGGTCGTCAAGTCCTTGGCGCTCTTGGTTGGTTAAGCGGGTCATTCCTTTTCCTTTAGTCCTCGACGAATGCGTCGAATTAAATGCAAGGCATCTTCATCTTCTAGCTCGCACAGCAATTCAAACACAGCCTTAGCGGCTTGCGGGTCCGAGTTGCCAAGTCTCCAGTCTTGATAGGTGCGCATGGAAACCCCAAGTCGCTCGGCCATCTTTTTCTGAGAAATCTTTTTGCCAAAATGTTTCGACTCCACCGCATTGTGAAGCAAATTGAAAATGTCGCTCGTTTTCATGGTGGAGATTATAGCCTAGATTGAATTAAATACCACAAATCTTTCACTCTAAAAGTAAAATACTACCAGAATAAAGCAATAATTACAACAAAAAAAGTAAAAAAACATATCTTTCATGCAGAAAAACGTATAAAATTTTTATATTAGGCTTATATGGATAGGGAAAAAATATGAAAGAAGAAGGTAAGGGAAGGTAAAAAAAGAAGAAGGGGCGGCAAAAGGCCGCCTGAAATTATTTGTCTCGAAGTCCCAACTCAGCAATCACTGTCGTAAAAGTTGCATAATCTTTACGTTTAAGGTATTTCATGAGGCGCTTGCGCTGACCAACAAGTTTCAAAAGTCCTAAGCGTGAAGAGTGATCTTTTTTGCTTACTTTTAAGTGTTCTGTCAAATACTTGATGCGCTCAGTAATGAGTGCAATTTGAACCGCTGGAGAACCGGTATCTCCCTCTTTTTTGGCAAACTTAGCAACAATTTCTTGTTTTTTCGCCGAATCCAAAGCCATAATGACCTCCTGATTGGTAATATTTGGAGCGGTATTCTATCCAAATAAACCAAAAAACTGCTGAAGTATTTCTTAGCCTCTCTTTTCTCTCAAAACCTTACATTAGGTCGCTTCTTTAAACGAAAGTGCAGTGTAGATTTAGTACTATTATACTCTTATTTGCAGATCCACTAGGAGTCCTGATGCTATTAACCAAAGCGAGTGAATACGCCCTGCTCTCCTTGATTGCTATCTCCCAAAAAGAGACGCCACAAGATGTAGACACCCTCTCGACCCAACTGGGCATTTCTAAAAGTTTTTTGGCAAAAATCCTCCAAAGCCTTGCCAAAGAAGGCGTGCTTCGCTCCTTCAAAGGGGCGCACGGCGGGTTCTTACTTACCCCAGAAGCCAGAAAAATGACCATCAAACACATCATTGAATGTGCCGAAAAGCGCGCTATGAATGTCTTTGAATGCTCTCCCTCTCCAGGTCACTGTCCCAACAACCGTGCTGAATTTTGTAAGATTTGGCCCTTTCTTAATAAGCTCCAAACAAAAATTGATGACTTTTTAGATACCATGACGCTCAACGATATCATCAAAGATTAAAGGCAGTGTTTGGCACGTTCTAAGCGAAGTATCCTCGCTCTTATAGCTCCCTTTTTAGAACCTCTTCTTCGGGCTAAAGACCTTACTATTGTTGCTTTGATTATGGCGATTCTTGCCATCATCATTGTCCCACTCCCTAGCGGTGTGCTCGATTTCTTTTTGACCATTTCTCTTTCCCTCTCGGTGCTCATTATTCTCATTTCGCTGTACATTCCCAAGCCCACCGATCTTACAACGTTTCCAACCCTCATCCTCATCATCACCCTCTTTCGCCTCTCGCTCAACATTGCCACTACGCGGATGATTTTAAGCAAAGGTCACGAAGGTCCTGATTCGGTCAGTGATATCATCTCAAGCTTTGGAGAATTTGTCGTAGGTGGCAACTATGTCATTGGGGTGATTGTCTTTACCATTCTTGTGCTCATTAATTTCATGGTCGTTACCAAAGGCTCCACGCGCGTTGCCGAAGTGGCTGCGCGTTTTACACTAGACGCGATGCCTGGAAAGCAAATGGCCATCGATGCTGACCTAAACGCAGGGTTGATTGATGAAAAAACCGCCAGAGAACGGCGCGAATCCATCATTCAAGATGCCAACTTTTACGGCGCCATGGACGGTTCGAGTAAATTCGTCAAAGGTGACGCGGTCGCGGGTATCATCATCACTATCATTAACATCATTGGCGGGTTTTTAATCGGTGTTTTTCAAAACGACCTCGACATGGCAACCAGCGCGCAAACCTACACCATTTTAACTATCGGGGATGGCCTTGTTTCACAACTTCCCGCCCTCATCTCTGCTACCGCTACTGGCATCATCATCACACGGGCAAGCAAAGAAGAGACCAACTTTGCAGAGGGTGCCATTAACCAACTTTTTGATGAGTACAAAACCTTGCTTATTGTGGGTTTTATTTTGCTCATCTTCGCCCTTGTGCCTGGACTTCCTACCTTTTCACTGGGCTTTGTTGGGATGATTTTTCTAGGAATTGGCTACCTAATGAAGCAAACCAAAGAGGGTAATATTTCTTTTGATCTCACCAAACCTCTCCCCAAGGCCGAAGCAAAAAAAGCAGCTGAGGCGGCTAAAGAATCTGAAAAAAAAGCAACGCGGAAAAGCCCAGAAGAGATCAAAAAAGAAGAAGAAAGCGCACTACAAGATATCTTGAAACTAGAAATTCTAGAATTGGATTTAGGCTACCAGCTCATTAAGCTTGCTGACCCCAACCAGGGGGGAGATTTACTGGAACGTATCCGCAGTATGCGCCGTAAAATCGCGCAAGATTTTGGCTTTTTAATGCCACAAGTGCGCATCCGAGATAATTTACACCTTAGCCCTAATCACTACCAAATCCAACTCAAAGGTATTGACATAGGATCAGGAGAGATTTACCCTGATAAATTCCTTGCCATGGACAGTGGCCTTGTAACAGATACCGTTCAAGGGATACCTACCAAAGAGCCAGCATTTGGTCTTGATGCATTATGGATTGATCCTGAGAAGAAAGAAGATGCCATCATTAAAGGGTACACCGCTGTAGACCCCGCCACAGTCATCTCGACGCACATGAGCGAACTGGTAAAAAAACATGCCGAAGAACTGCTCACGCGCCAAGAAGTACAACATTTGGTGGACAAACTCAAACACGATTATCCTGTAGTTGTAGAAGATTGTTTGCGGGTGGCAAGTATTGGGCTTATCCAAAAAGTACTCAAAGCCTTATTGCATGAAAACATCCCCATCAAAGACTTGCTTACCATTCTTGAAGCCATCAGTGATGTGGCGGAGATTACTAAGAATGTAGATATTCTTGTTGAACAAGTGCGTGCTAAGCTTTCACGCGTTATCACCAAGCTTTACAAGGATGAAGAGGGGCGGCTAAAACTCCTCACCTTTAACGCTCCCACTGAACAACGTCTTCTTGATATGCTCAAGCAGCGCGATGGCATGCGTGATTTGATGCTTAATATCGGACAAATCAACACTCTTGTGCAAACCACCACCCAAGAGGCCCAACGCCTTTTACAGCGAGGTATTGCACCGGTTGTTATCATTGTTGATCCGCTTTTGCGCAAATCCCTTTCGGATATTTACGAGAAGTTTGGCTTGGACGTTGTGGTATTGAGCCATGCCGAAATCGACCCAAGCACCCCTTTTGAAGTCATGGGCTCCATTGAAATCGAAGGCCTATAAATGCATACATTACGAAGGAAAACCCCATGAATACTTACCATCTTTATCACCTTTCTCATACTGACCTTGATGGGTATGGGTGCCAACTTGTCACTCAGCACTATTTTGAAAATATTAGTTTTTACAACTCAAATTATGGCAAAGAAATCGAAGAACGCTTTTTGGAAATTCTTGAGGAGATGGAGAAACGCAAAGCGGCTAAAAACCTTGTTTTAATCACAGATTTAAATCTCACGGTTGAGCAATGTGAAATCCTTGAAAAAGAGCTGCAAAATGCTTCAGTAGAAGCGCGTTTACTCTTGCTTGACCACCATAAAAGCGGGCAAGATTCCTACGAAAATCACCCTTGGTATTTGCTTGATGACACGCGCTGTGCCACTAAAATCACTTATGATTTTTTTTCCGCACTTTATACACCAGATACAGCTTTGTCGCGCTTTGTGGATGTGGTAAATGCAGTGGATATTTGGCTTGACCAAGATTCCCATTTTGAACTGGGCAAAGTCGGCCTTGGACTTGTGGCAAACGCCAGAGAAATTAACCGCATTATGTTTGCCAAGCCCAATAGTCACTATCTACTCACTTTGCTTCAAAGTACCCAAGCGTATTTTGATCAACCCAGTCCCCACATCGCGTTAGATGAAGCTATTCATGGGCTCAAAAAACGCTATTTTAGAGCCGATAAGCCCGATGACACCCTTAGCAATCTTGTCTCTAGCCACATGGTAAGCTTACTGACACGCTACAAAGAACGTATGAGCATCTCCTATAAAGGCCACAAAGGAATTTTGACCTACAACATCGGCAACGTCTCTGTCGTGGGCAACGATTTTTTAGCAGCAAATCCCGATTTTGATTTTTTCATGGACGTTACTTCCCGCAAAACTGTCAGCTTTCGCTCTAGCGGCAAGATTGATGTGAGCAAAATGGCCAAGGCCCTTGCCAATGGTGGCGGTCACCCTAATGCGAGTGGAGGAATGTTAACAACTTTCAAAGATAGCTTTGTGTATGATAGGGTTCTTTCACAAGTCAAAGAAATCATCTCCAAAAACGAGGAAAAATAACATGAATGTTAAAAAAACCAACGAAGAATTAGTGCGCGCAGAATTTGAAATCGAAGAGTTGGCCATGCAACTTGCCGACATGCTGGGCGTCGCGCTCCATTTTGCGGGCGTTAAAAAAGACGACATCCCAAAAGCCGTAGATGCGTACCTTGATGGTATTGATGAATGCTTCGGGGAGGACGAGGATGGCGAGATGGGCTTTGAGGAAGTGGTGAAAGTTATCACTCATCTCCAAAACACCAAGCCCGAGCTCTTTAAATAGACCAAAGCCACCTCGCGTGGCTTTTTCTCATGAAATCTACACTAACTTCTTCTTTTTTAAAAGCCTTGTTTGCTATCATTGCGGGGCTCATTCTAGGCCTCTCGGGCGGAAAAATTCTCAGTGGCGAAGGAGCACGCACCCTTAACCAAGAAATTGAGGCTATAAAATCCTTTTTTTGGCGCTAAGCTTTCTTGGCAAGGTATGTTGCGAAATTACCCCACTTAAAGAGTGTTTCCACCTGAGCAAACCCTGCTTTTAATGCCATCTCTTTGTTTTCTTGTTCAGTGTAAGGCACAAGTACATTTTCCAGCGCTTCACGCTTTTGGGAAATTTCAAAATCACTGTAGCCTTGCTCGCGCTTAAAGTCCAAATACACTTCAATCATTGCCTTACTCAACACGGGGTCCTCGTGCACAATTTTTTCACTAAAGATAAAAACACCTCCTGCTGTAAGTGCGTCACAAACAGAAGCCACCAACAAAGCACGTTTGGGAGGGCGAATAAACTGCAAAGTGTAGTTTGCTACAATAGCCTCAGCTGAAGGAATGCAAAGTGTGGTAATATCTGCTTTTTCTAAAGTTATTTTTGCACCAAAAGCATGGGTTTTTTGTGCAGCAATTTCAAGCATTGCTTCGGCATTATCAAAGCCGTAAAGTTGCAGAGGCACTTTGGCGTATTTGTGTACCATTAAAAGAGTGTTGGCCGTGGAGCACCCCAAATCAACTACGGTGTCATTTTCTTTTAGTATGGCGCACAAAAGCCTCGCAATGAGTGCAAGATTTTCTTTGTAAAAAGGAATAGAACGCGCAGCCATGTCATCAAAAACGCTCGCTACAGATGCATCAAACTCAAACTGCTTTTCGATAGGACGTGTAAAAACAGTATCCATCATTAACCTTTATAGTGTTCTTAGTGCGCATTATACAAAAGCTTGTCTGGAATGCGCTATAATACTTCAAAGTTGGCACACTTATTACAATTTTTACGATCAGGAAACGTCATGAATAAAGACTTACAAGAACTCACCGATGACACCATCCGAGAAATCCGAAAATTAGAAATTGTTTTGCCAGAAATTTACCGCGATATTTTTTATGCCATGGCAAAAAAACGTGGCATCACCATCAATGAGGACGACAAAGAAGAAGCACTCACTTACGCTCTTGTAAAAATCCAAAAACTCTCCCAAGAAACCCAGAAATCCGCTCATGAGCTCCAAGAGCATGTCGCACAAGCCCAAGAGGCTGTTGAAAATAGAGACGACGAAGCTCTGCATACCATCCAAGATGACTTAATGGCGCTGGAGAAAAAGATTAAACGTTTGCAACATGAAATTTATCTCGATAGCCTCACGGGAATGTTTAACCGCCGTTGGCTTTTTGAAAAATTTCTAGACGACAACACCTTTACATGTAAAGGCTCTTTTGCTTTTTTAGATATTAACGATTTTAAATCCGTCAACGACTCTTACGGACACGAAACAGGAGATAAGGTGCTCCAAGTTCTCGCAAGAGTGTTGCAAAAAATGGAAAATGTAAGCGTCGTGCGTTTTGCGGGTGATGAATTTGTTATTGTAAGCATTGTGCATTCCAGCGAAAAACTCCACCAAATGCTTTCAACTGTTTACAAAAACCTCAAAAGCACACCACTTAAAACAGGGGAGCAAAAGTTTTTTGTCTCCTTTTCCTATGGAGTCAGTGATTTTGATACGGGAGACACCTTTAGCGATGTTTATATCCGCGTTGACGCCCTAATATACCAAGACAAAGCAAATCATAAAGCAGAAAAAGTGTAACAAAAACAGCTTCCTTTATCTGGGGTTGAGCGCACTTGAATCTCAATCCCATTTTTCACGCAAATCTCCTTAACGATGCTTAGCCCAATCCCAAAACCCCCGCGAATCTCATCTCCGCGAAAGTAACGCTGAAAAATAGCTTCCGTGTCCGCAATCCCCACGCCAGAATCACTGATGCACAACACGACTTTTTCCCCTTGACACAAAAGCTCAAGGTGGATACTCCCTTGGGCGGGCGTGTATTTGATGGCGTTAGAGAGGGTGTTATCTACAATCCGCTGCCACTCTTGGCGGTTAAGCAAAAGCATCACATCTGGCGTGATTGCATGGGTTACATGTAAATGTTTCATAGCAACCATGTCGGCAAAAAAATCAAGGCGCGCTAAAAGTGCTTCTGAGGCACAAAAGGATTCAAGGCGGTACTCTACCCGACGGTGCTTGATGAGGTATTCGATGTCCTCGTAGATTGTCGAAAGGGCAATCAACGCCGAATTCGCCCGCGAAATCGCTCGGTGCGGGCCGATGTGTTCGCCAAGCATTTCAAGGTTGAGGCGAATCACCCCTAGTGGCGTTTTCAGTTCATGCATGGCATCTTTGAAAAAACGGTCCATTTGGCGCGCTGCTTCTTCAAAAGGCTGAATACTCCGAGATAAAATCAACAAAGAAAAAGCAAACACAAACACCCCCACTACGCCCACAAGCATGAGGGCGTCTAGCAACACCGCTGTGTACGAAAGGGGGCGTGAAACCACTAACGAATGGGCCCCAAGGCGATTAGGAGCAAGCAACACGCGGTGGCTTAACCGGCCTTTTAGTTTTGCCGTCCCCTCCCCTAGCACCACTTCATTCTCCTTTAGTAGCGAAAATAAAGGTTTCCCGTTTTTGTCAAAAATAGCAGATTCAAACAACAAAGAGCGCGGGTACACAAAGGTTGTAGTCTCTGGCCCGATTCCATAAATCGCCCGTTGCACCTCCAGGGCGTACGCTTTAAGTTCTTGTTCTTGTTGAAGTTGCGCGTGAGAAAGCGCCAAAGAGACATACGAATACAACGGAATAGCTGTCACAAACACCATCACAAAAGTGTAAAGCAGGGCGTACCCAAGGGCGCTTTTAGTGCTTTTTTTCAATCACATACCCCTGCCCACGCACGTTCTTAATGAGCTCTTTGTGGGTCTTGTCGCGCAATTTTTTAATCGCCATGCGGATGTCGCTGTCGTTGACCTCTTGTCCATTCCACACGTATTCACGCAAAGCCTCAGGGCTTAAAATCTGGCCTAGGTTCTGGGCTAAAACACAGATGAGCTTTTGCTCGGTTTTTGTTAGCGCCACCTCCACTCCTTCGCGCTCTAGGACAAAACGCTCACAATGAAACCGCGTCGCCTCGCCTAGGGCAACCCACGCTCCCTTGGAGCTTTCAAAGCGACTCTTAAGCACCTGATTGACGCGGTATTTTAACTCTTTCATGGCAAAAGGTTTGCGCAAATAATCATTGCACCCAAGTTCGTACCCAAGGCTGAGGTTGTGGATGTCTGTCAAAGAGGTCACAAAAATCACAGGGGTTTCCATCTGGTATTCGCGAAGAACTTTGACAATCTCATACCCATCCATCCCCGGCACACGAATATCCAAAAGAAGCAGGTCGTACCGTTGGGAAAAAGCCGCATCAAGAGCCTCTTGGCCGTTGTCAAAATCATCCACCAAATACCCAAGCGACTCCAAATACTCCCGCATGGTTTCCTTGTAAGCAAAATCATCTTCTAAAAGTAAAATTTTCATTGAATCTTCACCTCAGGCAAGGACTGTTCAAGCAAAGGCGCCACAGGCAACACACCTGCTCCACTAGAGCGCACGAGAGCAAAGTTGCCTTTATTAAGTTCGTATTTATTGAGTGCGACCCCAAAAAAACCCAAAGGGGTAGCGTCCACGTTAAATAAAGGCAAAAACCCATACACCCGTTGCTTGTCCTCTAAAAACCCTTGCGAAAAAGCACGCGCGTGGGCGAATTCTTCAAGAGTCACTTCGCACGGACAGGTATCGCTAATGAGGACAAAATCCCCGATTCGGTGTTTTGAACTCTCCCATTCTGCAATCTCCAAATACGCCTTATCGAGCAACACCATCAACTCGATTCCCTTTTCCATTAAC harbors:
- a CDS encoding response regulator transcription factor yields the protein MKILLLEDDFAYKETMREYLESLGYLVDDFDNGQEALDAAFSQRYDLLLLDIRVPGMDGYEIVKVLREYQMETPVIFVTSLTDIHNLSLGYELGCNDYLRKPFAMKELKYRVNQVLKSRFESSKGAWVALGEATRFHCERFVLEREGVEVALTKTEQKLICVLAQNLGQILSPEALREYVWNGQEVNDSDIRMAIKKLRDKTHKELIKNVRGQGYVIEKKH